In the genome of Channa argus isolate prfri chromosome 8, Channa argus male v1.0, whole genome shotgun sequence, the window ATTGCTTTTGGAGGTCCTCCTCAATCTTCTCATATTCATCCATCCACGTTGGCCTGAGATATtaagacaagaaacaaaaaatctgTTCAAAGACTtgcaaaaaggcaaagaaaaatatTCTGCAATTTTGTTGTTATGCTGCCTGGTTCATTAGAAACGTACCTAACACGCAGTAGTGTCTGAAGTCTCTTCCTATTTCTTTCCAGCTCCTGCTGCTTCTTTTCAATCTTGGCATCCAGACTTATCTCATCAGAGACAACTTTACTGAGCGTTTCTTTGGTTTCCTCCACACTTTCCTTACCAACATAAAGCAACAGGGCGCATTCAGTGATAAAGTTTTGTTTCAAAGATACAATCAGGTCGTATGTGAATTTTAAATTCAGGGGTCTTAGGATGAATACATACCAAAACCTCCTTAGTAGCAGCTTTCAGgactttttctgtttcattgaTATCCAGAGGTCTGGCAATGGCGGCATTTCTCTTTTCCTGTGAAAGAGAATTATCTCCTGGATTACTctcacaaatatacagtatcttCATAtagattaatttacatttgagCAGACAAAGCCACTTTGTGCAACTAGTCTGACCAGCACTACCTTTGGGGATTAGCAAAACACTatatatcaaaaacaaatgatgaaacCTGACTTTTGTTGTCATCTTTCCAAAAACCCAAAGACAAcacttactttttctttactATCATGGACTCTTAAGACTCAAGATAAAGACTAATTTAAACCAGTAGATTTCGGCTTATGAATGTGTCTTTCCTTACCCTGAGTTCCACCTCTTTTCCCAGTAAATCATACAGAGATGCTCCCTTTGCTGTGATCTCGGATGCAAGCTGCCGAGCTTCTTTAAGCTCTGGAATCTTAAGTGAGAACAGAGTAGACATAATCAGCAATGCAGTTTTCCATTCTAAAGATTTGATAAGTTCTCGTTCAGACTCCCAATTGCTAGAAGTTCCATTATTATCTAAGAACGTAGACATAAaattacagtgtaaaaaaaactgcatctcACCCGTGAGCTGAGATCAAATTTGAACTTGCTGTTGTCCTCCTCAGTTTGGTTTCCCAGTGACATTTGCGCAGTCTTCATAGCGCTGTGCAACACTGAGGTAATCTTCAACATCTCCTTCACTGCATGGCCATCACCCTGGTAAAGATGCTTGGTGTTCAACATTATATGAGCCTTTGTTGCCTGCAACAAAGTGAGATGGTGGTTATGAAAAACACCAAACCAACAGCTAAGAATATGAATTTTGTATAAACATAACTTAGATGTTACCATAAACTGAGCCACTGCTCTGATAAAGACTACTCTGTCTGACTCTGTATCCACATCAATGGGAATATCCACCTCAGGCTCATAGCTACATATGATGGAGAAGGAAGCAAAGGTAAAGAGCAAAACATTGCAGAATATTCCATAATACAAAACAAGTAGCACTCAGAAGCACATCATGAAGCAGAAGTAGATGATACACTAAGATTTACTTTCAGAGTTAGTACATGTATTAACTACATCCAACTGAAACAGTTTCCTTATTCTAGAAAGTCCCCAAATATTACAAACTGCAACTTTTAGTTTATGCAACAAAAGTGTGGAAAAATGGCTCAGAAAAAGACCAATATTAGCAAAACTATACCGGGAATTTGGGAAGTAGCTGGACGTTTTAGATTTGAAGAACGTGGAATATGTGAAACTCAAACTTGCCTCTTTACAAGCCATGTTAGGATTTCTGCTACTAAAGCAAAGTTTGGTGTTCTGAAGTTCTCCATAGATATCAGCCGAGGATAGCCCAAGGCCCTCATCATTTCTGTGAAATCTGAGGAAAAAGACGCAACTCCAACAACCAGCAATTTCCAGACACAATTCATGGACTGTCTATGAGGTGATATGTATACTGTACAACTGGAAGCACTTACGTCTTAAGTCTCTGAAGGACATCTTGATCTTTGAGCGATGTACAGCAAAACACCCTCTTtgtcaagaaaataaatagcGTCTTTAATGAAAATAAGCAGCTGACTCCACACACATCAATTTGACTAGGGTAACGTAACGAGTTATAACGGCCAGTCTGTAAATTTAATTAGTGATGCTGCAATTTCTAaaaacttgacttgactagCTAGTTATAATATGTTACATGTAACATTACATCCATCCTAAAACAGCCAGACTCAAATCACAGCATTTAGTTGGTAAAAATTCAAAGTTTCTTGCCGAGATTTCGTCGATAAAATTACTCGTTATTTGATAACGGGAATATCTATTTTATTAATCTATCTTTAAGCAGCGATACCGAGTGTGTGTGAAGGTACCGCAAGTTTAACAAGCAGGCTTCATTGACAGCTAGTTATGTTAACGCCAAAGTTACAACCGAGCTAGCATAAGGCTAGTCACACGTTAGCCAGATGCTAACGCTCGGAATCGCCAGTATTTAATGGCCGGTTAGTCTCTGAGATGATAGTATGTTTCTGTACTGTTTGATTAATGTTAGCAGCTATCCCACACAACATGACGTCTCTATTTTGTGACTGTCTTACCCTTTCGTTGCCGTAGCTACATTTTGTTTATCCTCTTCCTGGTTGGTAGCTATGGAAATTGATTCTTGTTGTACGGAGGCCTAATACAGTCATAATTAGTAGTCAAAAGCCCTCTTGTCGGGACAGTAAGGTGTGTTGTATGAGCAGACTGGGATGTCATCTCTGTagtgttgtgttgtggcttgGACGGTGAGGTAGATTAATAGTGGATGTATAACCGTGtcgatgacatcatcagttaCATCAAATAATTGCCTTTAAAGTTCACCTTTTAAGTTTGTCAAACCAATTGTCAACGAAAAGTTTGTAAGAAAGAAAGTTGGTTCAGCTCAGCTTTTGGAAAGTACAGGATTGACGTGTGGAGGTACACAGTTTCTTACCGTGTTATATAGAATTATTGTCCTTATTATCAGCGAAACATTGCACATAACACGGTAATAAACCGTGTACCTCCACTCCTCCCTTAGGCTTATGTCCGTCTGTTTCCATAACAGCTGGTTCGGCAAACTTCAGCAAACTTGTTGTTATATGACGTCATTGATTCACTTATACATGCTAGTATAGTAGTTACCTAGTTTACCTAGGTAACTACTAGTTACCTAGGTAACTAGTTTACTAGTTTACCTTTCAAGAAACATTGTGACTGTGGGAATAACAAAGGCagaagaaacacagagaaaactatTGTTGGCTCGCACACGTGGATTAGTTGTGATGCTTAACTTAAATCAGTTCCCTGATAGGCCTAAATGAAATCTAAGAATTTGCGGACTGGAGGTGGTGAATGATGTTTGCTGACctgcatgtaaatgtagaaatttAATTGATTAATGTAAGAAAATTTGAGGCActtgattattttctttatatatttacagGCTATGTGATTGTCTTAAAATGCAATTCATTATAACATAAGATTCCCCACTTTATGTAGAAGGCTACATTAGGATACTTCTAGTTTCACTAGTGACAATTTGTTACTATTTGCACGTACTGCAGGACGTGTAGCTTGTAATGTGCCTGGTGCAGTACAATGGCTGACCACAGGGTGGCGAAACCTCTCAGGCTGTGCTGCAGACTGCGCTCCTGACGCAGAGCATGATGGAGCAAAGTGGTGAGCCGCTTCACAACAACAATTACCCGGCTGGAAATGAACCTCCTGGCTGGGGCCTGCAAAGCAAACGCTTGAAAGAGCTGGAGAATGCAGCACTGCAGACTACTTTAATATCACGGATGGAGACGGAATCCGGGGCGGAGACCGGGAGCTGGTCGGAGCAACAGTCCGGGGAGGACGAGCAGTCAAACGGCTTGACCTTGAACCATGAGTCGGCCTCCGCGCAGCTTAGCGCGGACTCCGAGGCGGAGGAGGTGGAGTCGGGGAAGAGTATCGCCAAAGAGCGGGTGGAAGAGGAAAGGACCCTGACGGATCATTTAAACAAAAGACTGCTTTCATCGTTTCTGGAGAAGCTTAACGAAAGGGACCTGGCTCTTTTCGGTGTTCAGCGCCTGGACTGTGCTGTAGCCGACGAAGACTCAAACAGGGCCGCAGACGAGTGGTGAATCCCCAGGTCTCCCCGCATGAGAAGCAGGCTTGCTATTACACCTACAAAGTCATTCTGCAAGATGCCGTGTGCGAAGATGTAATGGTTAGTTTTGTACAAAGagtgaaagatttaaaaaatgcaataaatgacCATTGTGTGATATGAATTGCTTTTGTAATTATTGGTTACATGTTGGCAGCCATTTGTGCACATCTGGACGTGGAAGTGACGTTCAGTTTACAGCAGGTGTCACTGCACAACAAAAATATTGTTGTATAGGACCTTTGTCCACCTTTTACACTCATAAGCTTTAGTCATACAGTTACATTCGAGTCACAGTTTGGGGGGCTTACATTTGGTAACTGAATTAATATTTTGATCAGAGGTATTGCtattttattaaagtaataccaaaatgtattttattttaattgaaaaatagACGTATCTCAGCTAAGGTGAGTGAATGATCTTATGAATTATCATAAgggaaatttttatttatttgagctGAAATAAATGGaggtataaaacaaaaatgaaaaggcaactgcgtcttttattttcaaaataatagaGTAAATAACAAAATCCTCTAATGTGATTTTCTGATTGAATAATGTCTTGATAGATTTTAAGTTATTAAGCTTAAATTTACATAGAATGTGAACAGTGACAtttacatgaaaacaataataaagatCAACATAAACACAAGTAACAATACATAGGTAAAGGAACCATCAAGTATCGACCATGGTTGATGGTTTaaccaaaatgtaattaaaaaactgttttttgaagCATCTGCAAACTTTTCCTGAGTCAAAATATGATTTGTGaatacaaaatcacaaaatgttCTCCTCCAATGATGATATCTCTGAATCAGCACCTAACAGGAATTTCAGTGTGCACTCTATACCAGTAAACGTACAAAGATGACGAAGCAGACAATGGCGCTTTGATAGGCTATGATATCATAATCTCAGAAGCCAAGACCACATGGCACATTGACACTACATTCCCAACACCATCAGCCAATGTTAAGCACACAGGAGATTTTAAGCACAAAAGTAGTCACAGACAAGAGTAAGCAGTTGTAATGTAGGataaactgcattttatttatatatttttgcaaaaGTTGTCTAATAAGCATATACCTCAAACCCACACAAAATACTAAAACTGTGtctctttcatattttttgtatgAATTCTGCTAAAATTAATTTGCGATTGTGCTGCAGAGTGCCAGAATAGTGGCAACTCTGAAACTTACTGGATATTCTGGGATAATGGTAAATGCATAAGGTCAGTTTGCTCAACATTTGCCACCATAAGCTGCTTGTCTTACCTGACCAAAGGAAGCTGCATCAGTCAAACTCCTGAAGTATCAAATCAAATCTTTTATCGCCTATGAGATCAGCTATTCATTTGGAAATaggaaaagttgtgtttttatgtaaatagtCATATGTGGACACTGAAGTCAGCTACCCCCTGGCCACACAATTATGAACAAAGCCGAAGAACTTTTTTTACCAAAAAGTTCAGTTTTTAGACTATTGGTATTCACAATGGAAACGTCTCAATGGCTTCTTCCTTTGCTTCTTTGCTTGTCTGCAGCATGTAGTGTGACTGAACCTTTCTGTATGTGTGGACTAAAATGACCTTGTTAATGTTTTAGACCTATTGTGACTTCACAAACATCTGAcaactttattgtgtttttaagcatatttgagaTTTGCCAAGAAATCCATAACTGGCTCCGATATCCACCATAACAAAATATACTAAAGAGAATGAAACAACACCTACGAGGAAACATTTGGTGATTTTCAATACAAACATAATCAAACTACATAactataaaatagaaaacaaggaaacaattatatgcagaaacacagactAGGTTCACTTTACCTT includes:
- the cluap1 gene encoding clusterin-associated protein 1 homolog isoform X1 produces the protein MSFRDLRHFTEMMRALGYPRLISMENFRTPNFALVAEILTWLVKSYEPEVDIPIDVDTESDRVVFIRAVAQFMATKAHIMLNTKHLYQGDGHAVKEMLKITSVLHSAMKTAQMSLGNQTEEDNSKFKFDLSSRIPELKEARQLASEITAKGASLYDLLGKEVELREKRNAAIARPLDINETEKVLKAATKEVLESVEETKETLSKVVSDEISLDAKIEKKQQELERNRKRLQTLLRVRPTWMDEYEKIEEDLQKQYDIYVKTFRNLSFLESQLNEYHRLEQERFEEGKNTLRMMQHKLREEEKDLMRSSLKDEDSDIDVPEDEGSDSDMEESRPSKPGPAQNGIMAGRGASFIGTMQGADSEENSLAATRRSLHHAKKQRKVKTEDSEIDVDKDDEEDDEGEEDEESKDLEDEGLDGPVARGVRPARGSMRSPLQDESDSDF
- the cluap1 gene encoding clusterin-associated protein 1 homolog isoform X2, whose amino-acid sequence is MSFRDLRHFTEMMRALGYPRLISMENFRTPNFALVAEILTWLVKSYEPEVDIPIDVDTESDRVVFIRAVAQFMATKAHIMLNTKHLYQGDGHAVKEMLKITSVLHSAMKTAQMSLGNQTEEDNSKFKFDLSSRIPELKEARQLASEITAKGASLYDLLGKEVELREKRNAAIARPLDINETEKVLKAATKEVLESVEETKETLSKVVSDEISLDAKIEKKQQELERNRKRLQTLLRVRPTWMDEYEKIEEDLQKQYDIYVKTFRNLSFLESQLNEYHRLEQERFEEGKNTLRMMQHKLREEEKDLMRSSLKDEDSDIDVPEDEGSDSDMEESRPSKPGPAQNGIMAGRGASFIGTMQGADSEETEDSEIDVDKDDEEDDEGEEDEESKDLEDEGLDGPVARGVRPARGSMRSPLQDESDSDF